The Meiothermus sp. genome segment ATGGCGATGGGGAAAAAAGCTATGTAAGCAGCGATGATGGCTTTTGGAATCCAGCCCTGCACGCCATACTGTCCCAGAAGCACCACCAGCATGGGGGCAATGGCAATCACCGGAACAGTCTGGGAGGCCACAATCCAGGGCAGCAGCGAACGCTCAAAAGCCCTCGAGGCCACAATCCCGATGGCGAAAAAGAAGCCCACCACGGCCGCCAGCAGCAGACCCACAATGGTCTCGAGGGCCGTCACGGCAGCATTGAGGGGAATGGCATTGGGGGAGTTGAGGGGAAACATCAGGTTGCGAAAACCATTCCAGAGCTGCTGCGGCGAGGGTAGCACCGGGCTTCTGAGCTGGGTAGCGCACTCAAAAGCCGTCTTACAGGGGAGCGCCGCCCCCGTATCCAGCGCCCGCTGGGCCGCCGGAATGTTGGCTATGAGCATCAGCGGGTAGTACAGCGCCGCGATAAACAGGGCCACTGCGAGCATGGGGACAAGGTTGGGCGAGCGTAGGCGGGCGAGCATAGGGCCTTATTTCACCCCGCTAGGGATGGCGTTGACGAAACCAGTGAGCGAGGCGCTCTCGAGCAGGCCGGCAGCCTGGAGCTGCTGGGCCATCTTCTGCAACTTGGCGGTATTGACGTAGCCGAGCCCGTTCTTCTGGGTGTCGGGTGTGACCATGATCTTCCTGATCTGCTCGAGGCCCGCGAGCTCGAAGGGGATGTCGAGGTTGGGGTTGTACTTCGCCAGGATCTTCCCGGCCTCCTGCGGGTTGTCCAGCGCGTAGCGGAAGCCCTTGTAGCGAGCCTGTACGAACTTCCTGACCTCGCCAGGGTACTTCTTCAGCACGTCCTCGGTGGTGAAGAGCACATTCTCCGGCCAGTCCACGCCGAAGTCCTTGTAGCTGTAGAGGTAGTACTTTTCCTTGGCCTGCTTCTCGGCCACCATGACCTCGTTGTAGATCATGGCCGAGGCGAAGGGGTACTGTTTGGCCAGCCAGCCGCCCAGCGTGGCGGGGTCGCCCTGCTGATTGACGACCTGCAACTGCTTCTCCCAGCCCTTGCCCACCACGGCCTTGATGGGCTTGTCGTAGCCGATCCAGGTCGCGAAGGTGCCCTTGATGTCGGCGGGCTTGGCGATGGGCTGCCAGGATAGGATGCGCATGGCCGATTCCTGGAAGTCGGCGGCCACGATCACCAACGGCAGCTTCTGCTTCTGGCGGGCCTCGAGCAAGTTGTAGGGATAGTCGATGCCCAGCACCAGCTTGCCCGCCTTGGCCTCGGCCATCACCCGGTCGATGGGCGAGAGCCCGGGGCCGCCCGGCACCACCGTCACGTCCAGGCCTGCCTCCTTGTAGAAGCCCTTGTCCACGGCCACGGGGTCGCCGATGGACTCGGCGTGGATGAACCACGACTCGATGATGGTGGCCTTGGTCAGGTTGCCCTGGGCTGTGCCCAAAAGCCCCCACGCCAGCAGCCCTGATGCCAAAACTGCCAATGCCGCTTTCCTCTTCATACCAACCTCCTCTAAGCCTTTGAGATGCTTCAAGCTTTCCGGGTCATCTCGAGGTGCCAGCCCACGAAGCGCCGCTCGAGCGCCGTGAGCACCCCCAACAAGAGCCAGCCCACCACCGTGCAGAACACCGCCGCCAAAAAGACCCGCGCGGTGTTGCCCACGTAGCGCGAGTCGAGGATCATGAACCCCAAGCCCTGAAAGGCCCCGAACAGCTCGCCCACTATGGCCCCGTTCACCGCCGCCATGGCCGCGCCCTTGAGGCTGGTGAAGATGATGGGCAGCGCGAAGGGCAGCTTCAGGTAGCGCACCCGCTGCACGAAGCTCGCGCTGTAGGAGGTGAGCAGCTCCTCCTTGGTCGCGTCGGTGGAGACCATCCCCTTGTGCACGAAGTAGACCAGCGCGAAGAAGGCGTACAGCGCCGCGATCGCCACCTTCGAGCCGATGCCGCCCACCCCTAGCCACACCACCACCAGGCTGGCCAGCGCCACGAAGGGGATGGAGTTGAGCGTGGAGACGGCGCGGAAGATGAAGTCCTCGAGCCACTCCGGCAGCACGATCAAGAGCAGCGCCGCCAGGTGCGCGACCAGGGCGCCCAGCAGGAAGCCCAGCACGATCTCCTGCGTGGTGATCCAGGCGTGCGCGAGCACCAGCGCCGGGGTCTTGAGGAACTCTTCGAGGATGCGCGAGGGCCCGGGCAGGAGGAAGGGCGAGTTGTACAGCCGCGCCCCTACTTCCCACAGGCTCAGGGCCACCACAGCGAACACCAGCCAGCGCACGCTCTCGTTCTTCCACAGCGGGGGAGCGTTGCGGGGGGGATGTACAGCCCTGGCCATGCCTCACCTCAGGAACCGGATCGCCTCGCCCTGCACGTAGGAGACCTCGGGCCGGGTCTCGGCCACCACCTTGCCGCGCTTGAGCACGTAGCGGCGCATGGGCAGGGTGCGGATGGCGTCGTCCTCGGTGGGAACCGGCCAGACCACCAGGTCGGCGGGGTTGCCTACCGCTACGGCGTGCCCCTCCAGGCCCTCCCCGCCCCGCACCAGCCGGCCCTGCCAGATGGCAGCGGGACGAGAGGTGAGCATGGGGAAAAGCTGCTCGCGGTCCTCGCGCCCCGACATTAGCCCCAAGTGCAGCAGTACGAAGGCGGTGTGCAGGGGGTCGCCCTTGCCCATGGGGTACCAGGGATCCATCACCGAGTCGTGCCCGGCGGCCACGTTAACCCCGGCGGCCAGCAGCTCCTTGACCCGCGTGAGGCCGCGCCGGATGGGGTAGTGGTCGAAGCGCCCCTGCAGCACGGCGTTGTCAGGCGGGTTACCGATAATGTGCAGCCCGGCCCGACGCACGTTACCGATTAACTTGTCGGCGTAGGCGTTGTTGTAGGAGTGCATGGCGGTGGTGTGTGAGGCCGCCACCCGGCCCGACAGCCTCAGGCGCAGCGTCTCGGCGGCCATGGTCTCGAGGAAACGCGATTGGTCGTCATCGGTCTCGTCGCAGTGGATGTCGACAGGCAAGCCGGTCTCGTGGGCCAGAGAGAGCGCGAATTTCACGCTCTGCACGCCGTACTCGCGGGTGATCTCGTAGTGGGGAATCCCCCCGATCACGTCGGCACCGGTCTCCACCGCTTTTCTGACTAGCTCATCACCCCCCTCGAAGGAGAACATCCCCAACTGCGGGAAGGCCACGATCTGGAGGTCGATGAGCCCGGCCACCTCGGCCTTGATCTCGAGCAGGGCCTTGAGCGCGGTGAGGCTGGGGTCGCACACGTCGACGTGAGTGCGGATGTGGGTGACGCCGTGGGCCACGAACCACGGCAGCGCCTTGAGCACCCGCGCGCGCACGTCCTCGCGGCTGAGCCGCTTGACCCGCTCAGCCCAGATGGCGATGCCCTCCCACAGCGAGCCCGAGCGGTTGGGCCGGGGGTCGCCCTCGGTGAGGATGGCGTCGAGGTGGATGTGGATCTCGTAGAAGCTGGGGCTCACCAGGTTGCCCTCCGCCGAGATTTCCTCGCCCCCGAGCAACCTTGGTTCGATGGCAGCGATACACCCGCCCTCGAGGCCGATGTCCACCAGCCCTTCGCGTCCGGTGAGGCGTGCGTCCTTGATAACCAGATCCATATATTTTCCCTACTCCTGCACCTCGTATCCGTGCCCCTTGCGCAGGGCCTCGCGCACCTGTGTGGCGATCTCGAAGAAGCGGGTGGTCTCGCGGGTCTCGAAGCTGCGCGGCTGGGGGAGGTCCACGGGGATGACGGTCTCGATCTTGCCGGGGCGCGGGGTCATGACCACGATGCGCGTGGAGAGGAACACCGCCTCGGGGATGGAGTGGGTGACGAAGATGACGGTCTTGCCGGTCTCGCGCCACAGCCGTAAGAGCTCGAGGTTGAGGTTCTCCCGCGTGATCTCGTCGAGCGCGCCAAAGGGCTCGTCCATGAACAGGAGTTGTGGATCGAAGGCCAAGGCCCGGGCGATGGAGACGCGCTGCTGCATCCCCCCCGAGAGTTGCCAGGGGTAGTGCCTGGTAAACTTTTTCAGTCCCACCAGCGCCAGCATCCGCTCGGCTCTGGCTTTGCGCTCCCCAGCCGGAAAGTTCATCACCTCAAGGGGCAGCATGACGTTAGAAAGCACCGTGCGCCACTCCATCAGGGTGGGTGCCTGAAAAACATAGCCGTAGGCCCGGCTCTTGCGCGCCTCCTCCGGGTTTTTCCCACCGATTAGGATAGTTCCCGAGGTGGGCTTGATGAGGTCGGCCAGCAGGCGCAGCAGGGTGGTCTTGCCACAGCCCGAGGGTCCAATCAGGCTGATGAACTCACCCTGGGCGATCTCGAGGTTAGCGTCTTTAAGAGCGACCGTGCCGGTCTGAAAGATCATCGAGACCTGTTGTACCGACACAATAGGACTGACCTCAGGGTTGGTGCCGGACAGATGGATGTTCGGGGTGTTGGATGGCATCATGGTCATCTCTATTGGTGTTTGTGGCCCGTCAGCGCGGCGGTTACGCCGAGTCCGATGTAGATACCTCCGGTTACCAGCCGCTGCCCCAGGGCAAAGCGAGGCTCTATGCTTTTGCGGCGAAGCCAGCCCCCCAGCGTGCTGGACAAGAGCGCATAGCCCCCATCGCTGAAGGTGGCCAGGGTAATAAAAACCAGGCCCAGTAGCAAGAATTGCAGCGAGACCGCCCCCCTGGCTGGATCCACAAACTGTGGCAAAAAGGCAAAGAAGAAAAGGGCAGTTTTAGGGTTGAGGGCGTTCACCACGAAGCCCTGCAGAAAAATGCGCCGCAGGGGCTGGCGATCCAGAGCACCGAGTTCGATAGGCTCCCTGGAAAGCCAGGTCCGCAGGCCCAGGTAAGCCAGATAGGCCGCGCCTGCATACTTAACCACGTTATAAGCCAGTGCGCTGGAAAGCAAAATGGCCGAAAGACCCAGCGTGGCCATCAGCACGTGCACCATGCCGCCGCACTGGATACCCAGCACGCTGGCCACCCCCGCCGCGCGGCCCTGCGAGGCGCTGCGGGTGACGATGTATAGCACCGCAGGCCCAGGAATCAGAAGCAGCGCCAGGCTGGCCAGGGCAAACACCAGCAGTTGATCGGGGGGTATCAGCATTCAGACCTCTTCTCAGATGGGGATTCTACTGTACCACGCATAAATATACAATCTACTCACCACCGCTTAGGACCACGTCGTGCGATCACGATTATCAGACCGCCGACCACCACAAACAGCGCCCAGGCGGAGCTACCCCCCAGCACCAGAAGCACCCCAATCGAAAGGCATATTCCCCCCAGGAAGTTGAGCACCTGCTTCGGTTTCATCAAAAGTACATGGGCTCGCGTCGCAGGAGCTTGCCCCTTCCCTTCTCCCCTACAAACTGCCCCTCGCGCACCGCGACCTTGCCCCGCACCGTGACCACACTGGGCCTGCCGTCTATCTCGAAGCCTTCAAAGCCGTTGTAATCGTTGTTCACGCTCTGGGTGGCAACCGAAATTTTGCCCCGGTATTGGGGGTCATAAACGACCAGGTCGGCGTCGGACCCAACTGCAATGGTGCCCTTTCGCGGGAACAAACCAAAGAGCTTAGCCGCCCTGGTGCTGGCCGCGTCCACAAAGCGGTGGATATCGAGGTGGCCCCGGCTCACCCCATAGGTGTAGAGCAGGTTCACCCGGTCTTCGATGGCCGGGATGCCATTGGGAATCGAAGTAAAAGCATCCTTGCCGAGCAGCTTCTGTGAAGTGTCGAAGGGGCAGTGGTCGGTGCCTACAGTATCGATAAAACCCTGAGCCAGCGCGTCCCACAGGGCTTTTTGGTTGCGCTTTTCGCGCAGGGGGGGCGACATGATGTACTTCATGGCCTCTACCCCACCCCGCTCGGCGTAGGTCTTGTCGAGCAGGAAATGCGGGATCACCGACTCGATGTAAATGGGTACGCCCCGCGATTTGGCCGCCATCGCTGCATCCAGCGCCCCTTTGCAGGAGAGGTGCACCACATATCCGGTAGCCCCGGTGTTCTCGAGGAAGGTCGCGAAGCGGTTAGTACCCTCGGCCTCGACCGACTCAGGGCGGCTGGGCTCGTGCCACTCGGGGCCGGTCTTGCCTTCGGACAGGAGTTTTTGTTGCAACTGGCCCACCAGCTCGGCATTTTCGCAGTGGGCGGTCACGATTACGCCCAGCTCTTTGGCCAGCCGCAAGATCTGGTACATCTCCCCGTCTTCCACACCAAAGAAGTTCTTATAGCTCAGGAAAATCTTGAAGCTGCTGATGCCGTCAGCCACAATCTCGCGGAGCTGGGCCTCGGTCTTGGGGTCAAACTTCGTGACCGCCATGTGGAAGGTGTAGTCACAATAGCTGTTCCCCTCGGCCTTGCTCTTCCAGAGGTGATAGCCTTCCAGGGCATCGTCGTTGCGGCTTGGGCAGCACATCTCAATGTAGGTGGTGGTGCCCCCCATCAGGGCCGCCCTGGAGCCCGTTTCGTGGGTGTCCTTGGCGAAAGTGGCCATAAAGGGCAGATAGATGTGAACGTGCGGGTCTATGAAGCCCGGAAACACATACTTGCCCGAGGCGTCAATCACCTCCGAACCGGGCGGGGCTTCCAGGTTCTGCCCAATACGCGTGATGGTCTCGCTTTCAGCGTAAATATCGGCTTTGTAGCGGCTGTCTGCGGTGATGATTTCGCCGTTTTTGATGAGCAGTCCCATATCAACCCCCTTTTGTGAGTCGGTACTCTAATCCCGGTAGTTCGTTTTCCATTGGGCGTGCACAACTCTCGTTTTCGCTCTGATCACTTCCATATGGATCAGCGATTTCCCATACAACGAGCTTATCTTGCGAGATACTATTTTTTAAGCATTTAGCTACGTGCTTATCCAAAGCCACTAAGTAGTCAAAAGATGTCAGATCCACTGAGTCGAGGCCTCGAGGTTGGTGGCCACTGGCATCAATCCCAAACAAGTCCGCCAGAGTGCAAACGGCGTTGTGGGTGCCTGCCCAATAGCCAGGCTTCAACCCAGCCGACTCAAAGTGGGCATCCTTTATATTTTGCCTGGCAATGTATTCAGCCATCATGCTACGGCAGGTATTACCTTAACAAGCAAACAGAACCGTGGGCTCTTGTGTAAGCCGTCCACCTGCTCCCAGATATAGAAAGCGCTGTAAAGGGAGAAGGGGATCCGCATCTGTAGGTATCTCTCAGTGAATCTCAATCCCCACCTCTTCCCGGTACCGCTTCATGGCTTCCCAGTCCTCGGTCACCTCGGGGCGCTTCTCGCTGAGTTCACGCCAGGTGACGCTTGGACGGCCCGAGGGCACCTCTACCATCTCGATACAACCCTCCACCGGACAGACGTTGTGGCACAGGCGGCAACCCACGCAGTCTTCTTCGCGTACCACCGGCTGGGGGCGGGTGCTCACCGCTTCGTGCTTGCCGTTGCTCCACACGTCGTAGCGGTAAGGTGGCACCACCTGGCCACTCGCGTCTACCAGATCAATGCACTGATGGGCGGTGTCGTTGCAGGCCACGTAGCAAAGATTGCACTGGATGCACTTGTCAGGATTGATGCGGGCCACGGCGCGGAAGGAGAGGTCGAAGTCGTTGAAGTCGGAGATGTGGTGCAGGCTCTTGCCCACCACGTCATTTATGGTCTTGAAGCCCTTGGCGTCCATCCAGGCATTCAGGCCGTCCGTAAGGTCTTCGATGATGCGGAAGCCATAGTGCATCACGGCGGTGCAGACCTGCAGGCTGGTCGCACCCAGCAACAAAAACTCGGCGGCGTCCCTCCAGGTCGAGATGCCCCCCATACCCGAGATGGGCACCCCCGCCTTTCGCACCACCTCGTCCACCCCCAAAGAGGAAAGCATGTTCAGGGCAATGGGCTTGACCGCCGGGCCGGCATAGCCGCCGTGGCCACCTTTGCCGCCAATATTAGGGGTGATTTGGAAGGTATCCAGATCCACCCCTACGATGGAGTTGATGGTATTGATGAGCGAAAGCCCGTTGGCCCCCGCCGCCAAAGCAGCCCGCGCCGGCGGCACCACCGAGGCCACATTGGGGGTCAGTTTCACAATGACCGGAATTTTGGCCACCTCGGTGACCCAGGAGGTAATCATCTGACAATACGAAGGTACCTGACCGACCGCACTGCCCATCCCCCGCTCGCTCATGCCGTGGGGGCAGCCGTAATTAAGCTCGATGCCGTCAGCTCCGGTATCTTCGATGCGCATCACGATATCG includes the following:
- the preA gene encoding NAD-dependent dihydropyrimidine dehydrogenase subunit PreA is translated as MADLSINFAGIKSPNPFWLASAPPTNSGAQIHRAFEHGWGGAVWKTIGAPVLNVSNRYGAWHYGSQKMLAINNVELISDRPLEVNLKEIRDVKRNWPDRAVIVSAMVESKPEVWRDIVMRIEDTGADGIELNYGCPHGMSERGMGSAVGQVPSYCQMITSWVTEVAKIPVIVKLTPNVASVVPPARAALAAGANGLSLINTINSIVGVDLDTFQITPNIGGKGGHGGYAGPAVKPIALNMLSSLGVDEVVRKAGVPISGMGGISTWRDAAEFLLLGATSLQVCTAVMHYGFRIIEDLTDGLNAWMDAKGFKTINDVVGKSLHHISDFNDFDLSFRAVARINPDKCIQCNLCYVACNDTAHQCIDLVDASGQVVPPYRYDVWSNGKHEAVSTRPQPVVREEDCVGCRLCHNVCPVEGCIEMVEVPSGRPSVTWRELSEKRPEVTEDWEAMKRYREEVGIEIH
- a CDS encoding ABC transporter substrate-binding protein, whose amino-acid sequence is MKRKAALAVLASGLLAWGLLGTAQGNLTKATIIESWFIHAESIGDPVAVDKGFYKEAGLDVTVVPGGPGLSPIDRVMAEAKAGKLVLGIDYPYNLLEARQKQKLPLVIVAADFQESAMRILSWQPIAKPADIKGTFATWIGYDKPIKAVVGKGWEKQLQVVNQQGDPATLGGWLAKQYPFASAMIYNEVMVAEKQAKEKYYLYSYKDFGVDWPENVLFTTEDVLKKYPGEVRKFVQARYKGFRYALDNPQEAGKILAKYNPNLDIPFELAGLEQIRKIMVTPDTQKNGLGYVNTAKLQKMAQQLQAAGLLESASLTGFVNAIPSGVK
- a CDS encoding LysE family translocator, which codes for MLIPPDQLLVFALASLALLLIPGPAVLYIVTRSASQGRAAGVASVLGIQCGGMVHVLMATLGLSAILLSSALAYNVVKYAGAAYLAYLGLRTWLSREPIELGALDRQPLRRIFLQGFVVNALNPKTALFFFAFLPQFVDPARGAVSLQFLLLGLVFITLATFSDGGYALLSSTLGGWLRRKSIEPRFALGQRLVTGGIYIGLGVTAALTGHKHQ
- a CDS encoding cytosine deaminase: MDLVIKDARLTGREGLVDIGLEGGCIAAIEPRLLGGEEISAEGNLVSPSFYEIHIHLDAILTEGDPRPNRSGSLWEGIAIWAERVKRLSREDVRARVLKALPWFVAHGVTHIRTHVDVCDPSLTALKALLEIKAEVAGLIDLQIVAFPQLGMFSFEGGDELVRKAVETGADVIGGIPHYEITREYGVQSVKFALSLAHETGLPVDIHCDETDDDQSRFLETMAAETLRLRLSGRVAASHTTAMHSYNNAYADKLIGNVRRAGLHIIGNPPDNAVLQGRFDHYPIRRGLTRVKELLAAGVNVAAGHDSVMDPWYPMGKGDPLHTAFVLLHLGLMSGREDREQLFPMLTSRPAAIWQGRLVRGGEGLEGHAVAVGNPADLVVWPVPTEDDAIRTLPMRRYVLKRGKVVAETRPEVSYVQGEAIRFLR
- a CDS encoding ABC transporter ATP-binding protein; the protein is MMPSNTPNIHLSGTNPEVSPIVSVQQVSMIFQTGTVALKDANLEIAQGEFISLIGPSGCGKTTLLRLLADLIKPTSGTILIGGKNPEEARKSRAYGYVFQAPTLMEWRTVLSNVMLPLEVMNFPAGERKARAERMLALVGLKKFTRHYPWQLSGGMQQRVSIARALAFDPQLLFMDEPFGALDEITRENLNLELLRLWRETGKTVIFVTHSIPEAVFLSTRIVVMTPRPGKIETVIPVDLPQPRSFETRETTRFFEIATQVREALRKGHGYEVQE
- a CDS encoding ABC transporter permease codes for the protein MARAVHPPRNAPPLWKNESVRWLVFAVVALSLWEVGARLYNSPFLLPGPSRILEEFLKTPALVLAHAWITTQEIVLGFLLGALVAHLAALLLIVLPEWLEDFIFRAVSTLNSIPFVALASLVVVWLGVGGIGSKVAIAALYAFFALVYFVHKGMVSTDATKEELLTSYSASFVQRVRYLKLPFALPIIFTSLKGAAMAAVNGAIVGELFGAFQGLGFMILDSRYVGNTARVFLAAVFCTVVGWLLLGVLTALERRFVGWHLEMTRKA
- the hydA gene encoding dihydropyrimidinase codes for the protein MGLLIKNGEIITADSRYKADIYAESETITRIGQNLEAPPGSEVIDASGKYVFPGFIDPHVHIYLPFMATFAKDTHETGSRAALMGGTTTYIEMCCPSRNDDALEGYHLWKSKAEGNSYCDYTFHMAVTKFDPKTEAQLREIVADGISSFKIFLSYKNFFGVEDGEMYQILRLAKELGVIVTAHCENAELVGQLQQKLLSEGKTGPEWHEPSRPESVEAEGTNRFATFLENTGATGYVVHLSCKGALDAAMAAKSRGVPIYIESVIPHFLLDKTYAERGGVEAMKYIMSPPLREKRNQKALWDALAQGFIDTVGTDHCPFDTSQKLLGKDAFTSIPNGIPAIEDRVNLLYTYGVSRGHLDIHRFVDAASTRAAKLFGLFPRKGTIAVGSDADLVVYDPQYRGKISVATQSVNNDYNGFEGFEIDGRPSVVTVRGKVAVREGQFVGEKGRGKLLRREPMYF
- a CDS encoding ABC transporter permease codes for the protein MLARLRSPNLVPMLAVALFIAALYYPLMLIANIPAAQRALDTGAALPCKTAFECATQLRSPVLPSPQQLWNGFRNLMFPLNSPNAIPLNAAVTALETIVGLLLAAVVGFFFAIGIVASRAFERSLLPWIVASQTVPVIAIAPMLVVLLGQYGVQGWIPKAIIAAYIAFFPIAIGVAKGLKSPDPLSLDLMKTYNANNWQTYLMLRFPASIPYLFTAFKVAMTAALIGAIVAEISTISFQGIGKMLAENSRASDVVAMWVIMLSSAVLGILLVALVNWTERLVTPWQRAKVAAMPVLKQARVSKQEGVS